In Apium graveolens cultivar Ventura chromosome 10, ASM990537v1, whole genome shotgun sequence, the following are encoded in one genomic region:
- the LOC141691792 gene encoding putative mitochondrial protein AtMg00310 codes for MNKFWWLSNVENKGIRWMCWDRLCAPKKFGGMGFRKIRQFNVAMLGKQFWRLMTEPQSLITRLLKARYYPTVSIQEATRGHNSSYVWRSILEARDLVISGSRYKVGSGESIKVWTDPWLPDDEGPLLLAPAHSELQNIMVSSLLCPENNRWDMDVLQDIFAERDIQRILRIPRGSGSNDDSWMWIDDEKGLYTVKTGYR; via the coding sequence ATGAACAAATTTTGGTGGCTGTCTAATGTGGAGAATAAGGGTATTCGATGGATGTGCTGGGATCGTTTGTGTGCTCCAAAGAAATTTGGAGGTATGGGTTTCAGAAAGATAAGACAATTCAATGTTGCAATGTTGGGGAAACAATTTTGGAGATTAATGACAGAGCCTCAGTCTTTGATTACTAGACTTTTAAAAGCTAGGTACTACCCCACGGTTTCCATTCAGGAGGCTACTCGAGGTCATAACTCGAGTTATGTGTGGCGAAGTATCTTAGAGGCTCGTGATTTGGTTATTTCCGGTAGCAGGTATAAGGTGGGCTCTGGAGAATCTATAAAGGTTTGGACGGATCCTTGGCTTCCTGACGATGAAGGCCCATTATTATTGGCTCCTGCTCATTCTGAGTTGCAAAATATCATGGTTAGTAGCCTTTTATGTCCGGAGAACAACAGGTGGGATATGGACGTGTTACAAGACATTTTTGCTGAGAGGGATATACAACGAATATTGAGAATTCCTCGTGGTTCAGGATCAAACGATGACAGCTGGATGTGGATTGATGATGAAAAAGGTTTGTACACAGTCAAAACAGGATATCGTTGA